A window from Corynebacterium urogenitale encodes these proteins:
- a CDS encoding CE1759 family FMN reductase: MKIVAVWTGLSEESTTTKLAERMINSAVTQLEEKHETAKVVRINLRELAMALSSMTVSMAPSAELERAFDDVRSADAIITATPIYKATPVGLHTLFWQLIDDEPLAGTPTLIGATGGTPRHSLATDSTLRPLLAYLKALVLPTSVFAATDDWGDAHAGAALNSRIDDAVAQLVALATGNPDQEQKKSQRSQDPLDPATITPFDELLAAHTHHG, encoded by the coding sequence ATGAAGATCGTCGCAGTATGGACGGGACTCAGCGAAGAGTCCACCACCACTAAGCTCGCCGAGCGCATGATTAACAGCGCAGTGACGCAGCTCGAAGAAAAGCACGAGACAGCAAAGGTCGTCAGGATTAATCTGCGGGAATTGGCAATGGCCCTCTCCTCGATGACCGTTTCCATGGCGCCAAGCGCCGAACTGGAGCGAGCCTTCGACGATGTCCGCTCCGCCGACGCCATCATCACCGCCACCCCTATCTACAAAGCCACACCCGTTGGACTCCACACACTCTTTTGGCAGTTGATCGACGATGAACCCCTTGCCGGAACCCCGACCCTGATCGGAGCAACCGGTGGAACTCCTCGCCACTCCCTGGCCACGGATTCCACACTGCGCCCGCTACTCGCCTACCTCAAGGCACTTGTGCTTCCAACCTCAGTTTTTGCTGCTACCGACGACTGGGGCGATGCACACGCAGGGGCGGCCCTCAATTCCCGCATCGACGACGCGGTAGCCCAGCTCGTGGCGCTCGCCACCGGCAATCCAGACCAGGAACAGAAGAAGAGTCAGCGCTCCCAGGACCCGCTCGATCCCGCGACCATCACGCCATTCGACGAGCTGCTCGCCGCCCACACCCACCATGGATAA
- a CDS encoding ABC transporter ATP-binding protein, producing MTSFSASSEEGKQKTSKGAFRTLIGMLAFHRTALVIAILLALINSAAGLFQPMVVNKIIASVGTAQVTGLVWLLLLILVVAAVTSACEIFILTRTAEAAVFHTRGRLINRMLRLPISAYDRMRTGDLVTRLGSDTTLIRSAFTGGLVDAIAGVVTMAGSIVLMGMIDLAMLAIVLVVMLATVVLVVVASGKIQRYTKQLQKSVGQLGAGMDRALVAVRTIRAANAQQRVEAELVEDAETALAKGKKIAAIEGLLYPVSSLAMQGSFLIVLGIGGARVATGAISVGDLVAFVLYLFMLAMPLGQVFGAVTAIRSAMGAIDRIQEVLDTLAESSAGRSAEPSACLSFDAVSFSYASAPNDADQRATGKAAGASRQIEASGREAELVGTRSQADRTNGVVGGNGSVVRLPARARNEVLREVSFEIPAGKTTAFVGPSGSGKSTTLALMQRFYDPDAGTIRLGDQNVAELSRESVRRSIGYVEQEAAILAGSVRDNLHLANPDASDDECWNSLHKVGLAERFEEAQGLDSLIGDRGVSFSGGQRQRLALARMLLMDAPILL from the coding sequence GTGACCTCGTTTTCCGCATCTTCCGAGGAAGGGAAGCAAAAGACCAGCAAGGGTGCATTCCGAACTCTCATCGGCATGCTCGCTTTTCACAGAACGGCACTTGTTATTGCTATCCTGCTCGCACTGATCAACTCGGCTGCCGGGCTCTTCCAGCCGATGGTGGTTAATAAGATCATCGCGTCAGTGGGGACAGCGCAAGTCACGGGGCTGGTATGGCTTCTCCTACTGATTCTTGTGGTGGCCGCTGTGACGTCGGCCTGTGAGATCTTCATCCTCACACGCACCGCGGAAGCGGCGGTGTTCCACACACGTGGGCGGCTGATCAACCGCATGCTGCGCCTGCCGATCAGTGCATACGACCGGATGCGCACAGGCGATCTAGTAACGCGCCTGGGGTCGGATACCACCCTCATCCGTTCCGCTTTCACCGGAGGCCTAGTCGACGCGATCGCTGGTGTGGTCACAATGGCGGGGTCGATCGTGCTGATGGGAATGATCGATCTCGCCATGCTGGCGATCGTGCTCGTAGTGATGCTAGCGACCGTAGTGCTTGTAGTCGTTGCTTCCGGCAAGATTCAGCGTTACACCAAGCAGCTGCAGAAGTCAGTTGGCCAACTGGGGGCGGGTATGGATCGGGCGCTCGTCGCAGTGCGTACGATCCGCGCGGCCAATGCGCAGCAACGTGTGGAGGCTGAACTCGTGGAGGACGCTGAAACCGCGCTGGCGAAGGGCAAAAAGATTGCCGCGATCGAGGGTTTGCTGTATCCGGTGAGCAGCCTGGCGATGCAAGGCAGTTTCCTCATTGTGCTCGGCATTGGTGGTGCACGGGTGGCAACGGGCGCCATTTCTGTGGGAGATTTGGTGGCCTTCGTGCTGTACCTGTTCATGCTGGCGATGCCGCTGGGGCAGGTGTTCGGCGCTGTGACGGCGATCCGCTCGGCGATGGGTGCGATCGACCGGATCCAGGAGGTCCTCGATACCCTGGCCGAGTCTTCCGCCGGCCGGTCTGCTGAGCCGTCAGCGTGCCTTTCATTCGACGCCGTCTCTTTCTCCTACGCTTCTGCCCCCAACGATGCAGATCAACGTGCGACTGGGAAGGCCGCGGGTGCAAGCCGTCAGATCGAGGCTTCAGGTCGAGAAGCCGAGTTGGTTGGGACGAGATCTCAGGCGGACCGAACGAATGGTGTGGTTGGGGGAAATGGTTCCGTGGTGAGGTTGCCGGCGAGGGCGCGTAATGAGGTTCTGCGAGAGGTCAGTTTTGAAATTCCTGCTGGTAAAACAACCGCGTTCGTAGGACCGAGCGGTTCCGGTAAGTCGACAACGCTGGCGTTGATGCAACGTTTCTACGATCCAGATGCCGGCACCATTCGGCTGGGGGACCAAAACGTAGCAGAACTTAGCCGTGAATCTGTGCGCAGGAGTATTGGCTATGTCGAGCAGGAAGCCGCGATATTGGCAGGTTCGGTGCGTGATAACTTGCACCTGGCTAATCCCGACGCTTCTGATGATGAGTGCTGGAACTCGCTGCACAAGGTTGGATTGGCAGAGCGTTTCGAAGAGGCGCAGGGGCTGGACTCGCTCATCGGCGACAGGGGAGTGAGCTTTTCGGGAGGTCAGCGGCAGCGCTTGGCTTTGGCTCGCATGCTGCTGATGGATGCGCCGATTTTGCTGTAG
- a CDS encoding MaoC family dehydratase: MSTVTYKELSSIPVLMDEYRNAVKDILPGVGTKRSAKDNPSTAFEVKGVKIDVAHLAAYNSATGLRLSNELPLTYPYVLSFPIVMKVMTAKDFPLTAVGLVHLNNTIEQTRPLTVDNELDIAVHAENLRPHTKGVLIDFVTKVSVAGEVVWTQTSAFLAKGAKLSSSSPHKDAEPTDARLLDKAAKPEVTPTATYRVTPEDIKIYADASGDKNPIHVSNLGAKAFGFPATIAHGMWSAAAMLRGLEGQIPQAARFQVDFAKPVVLPGSVALFANNSEGTAAEGNANWDLQLRKASKLDILHATGRIEAV, from the coding sequence ATGAGCACCGTGACGTACAAGGAACTAAGCTCCATCCCCGTCTTGATGGACGAATACCGCAACGCGGTGAAGGACATCCTCCCAGGCGTGGGCACCAAGCGTAGTGCCAAGGACAACCCCAGCACTGCGTTCGAGGTCAAGGGCGTGAAGATCGATGTCGCGCACCTCGCCGCCTACAACAGCGCCACCGGTCTGCGCCTCAGCAATGAGCTACCGCTGACCTACCCATACGTGCTGTCCTTCCCCATCGTGATGAAGGTGATGACCGCGAAGGACTTCCCTCTCACTGCAGTGGGCCTGGTGCACCTCAACAACACGATTGAGCAGACCCGCCCACTGACCGTGGACAATGAGCTGGACATCGCGGTTCACGCTGAAAACCTACGCCCACACACCAAGGGTGTACTCATCGATTTCGTGACCAAGGTGTCCGTCGCAGGTGAGGTTGTGTGGACTCAGACGTCCGCTTTCCTCGCCAAGGGCGCGAAGCTTTCCAGCTCTTCACCTCACAAGGATGCAGAACCAACCGACGCTCGCCTGCTGGATAAGGCAGCGAAGCCGGAGGTTACCCCAACGGCGACGTACCGTGTCACCCCGGAAGACATCAAGATCTACGCCGATGCTTCCGGTGACAAGAACCCAATTCACGTGTCGAACTTGGGAGCCAAGGCGTTCGGGTTCCCAGCGACGATTGCTCACGGAATGTGGTCTGCAGCCGCGATGCTGCGTGGTTTGGAGGGGCAGATCCCACAAGCCGCGCGCTTCCAGGTGGACTTCGCCAAGCCAGTGGTGCTGCCAGGATCCGTGGCGCTGTTCGCCAACAACTCAGAGGGCACGGCTGCTGAGGGTAACGCCAACTGGGATCTGCAGCTTCGTAAGGCTTCCAAGTTGGATATTTTGCACGCTACCGGCCGTATCGAGGCTGTGTAG
- a CDS encoding CE1758 family FMN-dependent luciferase-like monooxygenase, whose protein sequence is MDFGIFTIGDITPDPHNGAAPSEHDKITNTITIAKHAEEAGLDVFATGQHHNPPFAAPANPPVLLAYLAAHTSKIKLSTSTTLITTTDPVRIAEDYSYLQHLAEGRMDLMMGRGNTGPVYPWFGKDIRQGIPLAIENYNLLHRLWREEDLNWQGKFRTPLQGFTATPRPLDDVAPFVWHGSIRSPEIAEQAAYYGDGFFHNNIFWNVEHTARMIELYRQRYEHYGHGQAHQAFVGLGGHVFIRKNSQDAVNEFRPYFDNAPVYGHGPSLEEFSAQTPLTVGSPQQIIDRYLSFHDWAGDFQRQLFLIDHAGLPLKTVLEQIDILAEDVIPVLRKEYAALKKADVPDAPTHEWLRERHQAGNDPIPGGGQHSPAAQERAARARQAGQEVNK, encoded by the coding sequence ATGGACTTCGGAATCTTCACCATCGGCGACATCACGCCAGATCCCCACAACGGAGCAGCACCTAGCGAACACGACAAGATCACCAACACGATCACCATCGCCAAGCATGCCGAAGAGGCGGGCCTCGACGTCTTCGCCACCGGCCAGCACCACAATCCACCCTTTGCCGCACCCGCCAACCCACCAGTCTTGCTGGCCTACCTCGCTGCACATACCTCCAAGATCAAGCTGTCCACGTCCACCACGCTCATCACCACAACAGACCCCGTACGCATCGCAGAGGATTACTCCTACCTTCAGCACCTAGCAGAAGGACGCATGGACTTGATGATGGGCCGCGGAAACACCGGCCCCGTCTACCCATGGTTTGGCAAAGACATCCGGCAAGGCATCCCGCTGGCCATCGAGAACTACAACCTGCTGCACCGCCTGTGGCGTGAGGAAGACCTCAACTGGCAAGGAAAATTCCGTACGCCTCTGCAGGGCTTTACCGCGACACCTCGACCACTAGATGATGTGGCGCCGTTCGTGTGGCACGGCTCAATCCGCTCCCCCGAAATCGCCGAGCAAGCCGCCTACTACGGCGACGGCTTCTTCCACAACAACATCTTCTGGAACGTGGAACACACCGCACGCATGATCGAGCTCTACCGGCAGCGCTACGAACACTACGGGCACGGGCAAGCACACCAGGCCTTCGTTGGCCTCGGCGGTCACGTATTCATCAGGAAAAACTCGCAGGATGCCGTCAACGAATTCCGGCCATACTTCGATAACGCCCCGGTGTACGGACACGGCCCATCCCTCGAGGAATTCTCCGCGCAGACCCCACTGACCGTCGGCTCCCCGCAGCAGATCATCGACCGCTACCTGTCCTTCCATGACTGGGCAGGCGACTTTCAGCGCCAGCTCTTCCTCATCGACCACGCTGGACTGCCGCTGAAGACCGTCCTCGAGCAAATCGATATCCTCGCCGAAGACGTGATCCCAGTGCTGCGTAAGGAATACGCCGCCCTGAAGAAGGCAGACGTCCCAGACGCGCCCACCCACGAGTGGTTGCGTGAACGCCACCAGGCGGGCAATGACCCGATCCCAGGCGGTGGCCAGCACTCCCCCGCTGCCCAGGAACGCGCTGCACGCGCACGACAAGCAGGACAAGAGGTGAACAAGTAA
- a CDS encoding amino acid permease translates to MSEHADQQTELRADSANNTVTKNRRAEAEAQVRPISTLSWSITLFGTAIGAGVLFLPIDSGRFGFWPLLIATILIGPMVFLSHRAVSRLVAASPHRGQDILVVLSKYFGPAGGALIALVYWLCLFPVVLIYGVSITNTVDSFIVNQLNGPSINRALLSLICVGAMTASFAFGQRVMMKVAQFLVYPLIAALAIVAIYLIPQWDLASFMDYEGYQGIGGFLSSFVLILPVLVFSFSFLAALSQFSLDMQRQFGKRSEQKSSQVLLLTTILLVALTMFFVWSCVMALGADGMKQAREDNIPVLSYFANVTGAQFMAYMAPLVSVAAITSSYFGHVLGTTEGTRYLFRLAAPKTAANFSDAAMNRLCLLFIFLATTIVSALNPPVLDLITLVAGPLFGVLLFLLPVYTIHRIDALAKFRPLVSNWFVAVMGILVVAASVWSMFT, encoded by the coding sequence ATGTCAGAGCACGCTGACCAGCAGACCGAGCTCCGCGCGGATTCTGCGAACAATACCGTGACTAAGAACCGACGTGCGGAAGCTGAAGCTCAAGTCCGTCCGATATCAACCTTGAGCTGGAGCATCACGCTCTTCGGAACGGCGATCGGTGCCGGAGTCCTCTTCCTGCCGATTGACTCGGGAAGGTTCGGATTCTGGCCGCTGCTCATCGCGACGATACTCATCGGCCCGATGGTCTTTCTTTCGCACCGTGCCGTGTCACGATTGGTGGCGGCTTCGCCACACCGCGGTCAGGATATTCTCGTGGTGTTGTCGAAATACTTCGGCCCAGCCGGAGGAGCACTCATCGCGCTCGTGTACTGGCTCTGCCTTTTCCCAGTGGTGCTCATCTACGGCGTGAGTATCACCAACACCGTCGATTCCTTCATCGTCAATCAGCTCAACGGCCCATCAATTAACCGGGCGTTGCTGTCCTTGATCTGCGTCGGAGCAATGACAGCATCCTTCGCATTCGGGCAGCGTGTGATGATGAAAGTCGCTCAATTTTTGGTGTATCCGCTCATCGCGGCACTAGCTATCGTCGCCATTTACCTCATCCCGCAATGGGACCTCGCCTCCTTCATGGACTACGAGGGCTACCAGGGAATCGGCGGCTTCCTCAGTTCCTTCGTCCTCATCTTGCCCGTTCTGGTGTTCTCCTTCTCCTTCCTCGCTGCACTATCGCAATTCTCACTTGATATGCAGCGCCAATTTGGGAAACGCTCGGAGCAAAAATCCTCGCAGGTTCTCCTCCTCACCACCATTTTGTTGGTCGCCCTCACGATGTTCTTCGTGTGGTCCTGTGTGATGGCGTTGGGCGCTGACGGAATGAAGCAGGCGCGAGAAGACAACATCCCTGTGCTGTCCTACTTCGCCAATGTCACTGGCGCACAGTTCATGGCGTACATGGCACCACTCGTTTCCGTCGCTGCAATCACCTCCTCCTACTTCGGGCATGTCCTCGGCACCACCGAGGGCACGCGGTACCTTTTCCGACTGGCCGCGCCGAAAACAGCCGCGAACTTCAGTGATGCCGCGATGAACAGGCTGTGCCTCCTCTTCATCTTCCTCGCGACAACCATTGTCTCGGCACTGAACCCTCCAGTACTCGACCTCATTACCCTCGTCGCTGGACCACTGTTCGGCGTGCTTCTGTTCCTGCTGCCGGTGTACACCATTCACCGGATCGATGCGCTCGCGAAGTTCCGCCCACTGGTGTCCAACTGGTTTGTGGCGGTGATGGGCATCCTCGTGGTGGCAGCATCCGTTTGGAGTATGTTCACGTGA
- a CDS encoding MarR family winged helix-turn-helix transcriptional regulator encodes MPPSLEPSGRRSLLQLGVDMEQWRTYFESSQYVRTTLADALREETGADLEEFNFLMVLAEAPQHTLHLSEIAERLVFSFARLNYRVKTFVKRGLITKEQCPADKRASHVTLTRRGLEHFTALGAVHSQHVEQLVRTRLTPDELALLASLSERLRS; translated from the coding sequence ATGCCCCCTTCCCTCGAGCCCTCTGGGCGTCGATCCCTCCTTCAACTCGGTGTGGACATGGAACAGTGGAGGACGTACTTCGAGTCTTCGCAGTACGTCCGCACCACTCTCGCCGACGCTCTACGAGAGGAAACCGGAGCAGACTTAGAAGAATTCAACTTCCTAATGGTTCTCGCCGAAGCTCCACAGCACACGCTGCACCTTTCCGAGATTGCCGAGCGCCTGGTTTTCTCCTTCGCCAGGCTGAACTACCGCGTGAAGACCTTCGTGAAACGGGGACTCATCACCAAGGAACAGTGCCCTGCGGACAAACGAGCCTCCCACGTCACCCTGACCCGGCGGGGACTCGAACATTTCACGGCACTTGGTGCCGTACATTCACAGCACGTGGAGCAACTGGTCCGCACGCGCCTTACCCCGGACGAGTTAGCGCTGCTCGCCTCACTATCTGAACGGCTGCGCAGCTAG
- a CDS encoding acetyl-CoA C-acetyltransferase: MTTGSPRKVAILGGNRIPFARSNKEYADASNQDMLTAALDGLVARYGLQGEELGLVAAGAVLKHSRDFNLTREVVLGSALSSTTPAFDLQMACGTGLAALVQVADAIALGRIEAGIGGGVDTTSDAPLAVNDELRKTLIKVANAKTTQQRLKLLGSVRPSQFAPEQPSNGEPRTGLSMGEHAAITARELEISREDQDQLAAESHQKLAKAYEAGFFDDLVTPFLGVQRDTNLRPDSTVEKLAKLKPVFGKRDAEAHGTSATMTAGNSTPLTDGASVVLASSEEWAEKHNIPVRAYLVDSEVASVDFIHGHNGCTPDGLLMSPTIAVKRILERNGLSLQDFDFYEIHEAFASQTLATLKAWESEEYCRERLGLDKPLGSIDRAKLNVNGSSLAAGHPFAATGGRIIASTAKLLEQRGSGRALVSICAAGGQGIVAILER, encoded by the coding sequence ATGACTACCGGATCCCCTCGCAAGGTCGCCATCCTGGGCGGCAACCGTATTCCTTTCGCTCGCTCCAACAAGGAGTACGCGGACGCTTCCAACCAGGACATGCTGACCGCAGCGCTCGATGGCCTTGTTGCCCGCTACGGCCTGCAGGGTGAGGAGCTCGGCCTGGTTGCAGCTGGTGCAGTGCTGAAGCACTCTCGTGATTTCAACCTGACTCGTGAGGTTGTGCTGGGTTCTGCACTGTCCTCCACCACTCCGGCATTCGACCTGCAGATGGCCTGTGGCACCGGCCTGGCTGCGCTGGTTCAGGTTGCGGATGCTATCGCTCTCGGCCGTATTGAGGCTGGTATCGGTGGCGGTGTGGATACCACGTCCGACGCACCACTGGCCGTCAACGACGAGCTGCGCAAGACCCTCATCAAGGTAGCTAACGCTAAGACGACGCAGCAGCGCCTGAAGCTGCTGGGCTCCGTGCGACCATCCCAGTTCGCCCCAGAGCAGCCATCCAACGGCGAGCCTCGTACCGGTCTGTCCATGGGTGAGCACGCTGCGATCACCGCCCGCGAGTTGGAGATCTCCCGTGAGGATCAGGACCAGCTTGCTGCTGAGTCTCACCAGAAGCTGGCCAAGGCTTACGAGGCCGGCTTCTTCGATGACCTGGTTACCCCATTCCTGGGTGTTCAGCGGGACACCAACCTGCGCCCAGACTCCACTGTGGAGAAGCTCGCGAAGCTGAAGCCAGTCTTCGGCAAGCGCGACGCGGAAGCTCACGGCACGAGCGCCACCATGACCGCGGGTAACTCCACCCCACTGACCGATGGCGCTTCCGTGGTCCTCGCTTCCTCCGAGGAGTGGGCTGAGAAGCACAACATTCCTGTTCGCGCTTACCTAGTGGATTCCGAGGTCGCTTCGGTGGACTTCATCCATGGCCACAATGGTTGCACCCCGGATGGCCTGCTGATGTCCCCAACCATCGCCGTCAAGCGCATTCTGGAGCGCAACGGTCTATCCCTCCAGGACTTCGATTTCTACGAGATCCACGAGGCCTTCGCTTCCCAGACTCTCGCGACCCTCAAGGCGTGGGAGTCCGAGGAGTACTGCCGCGAGCGTCTGGGCCTGGACAAGCCACTGGGCTCCATCGACCGCGCGAAGCTCAATGTCAACGGCTCCTCCCTGGCTGCAGGTCACCCATTCGCAGCTACCGGTGGCCGCATCATCGCCTCCACCGCGAAGCTGCTGGAGCAGAGGGGCTCGGGTCGCGCGCTGGTGTCCATCTGTGCCGCAGGTGGCCAGGGTATCGTTGCCATCCTCGAGCGCTAA
- a CDS encoding 3-oxoacyl-ACP reductase, with product MSAPQKDAFLQFLDSPAGKFIAPKVGLPQQEKLRRFKKGEPALDGTVLLGGNGRIAEGLKTLLTGDYQVVETAGEGKHAAFVFDATGIKRPEDLKAIHDFFHPIMRQIKPSGRIVVIGTTPEECTDIDERIVQRGLEGFTRSVGKELLRGATAQLVYVSPEVSSDLSGLESTVRFLLSGKSAFVDAQVIRVGAKPAETPANWELPTEGKIAVVTGAARGIGATIAEVLARDGAKVICVDVPQAGEGLAETANKVKGTALPLDVTSPDAADKLKEHAEQRHGGQVDIIVHNAGITRDKLLANMDDARWNAVMAVNLIAPVRITEKLVENGGLADNGRVIGVSSIAGIAGNRGQTNYGLTKAAIIGFVDSLSEKLADRNITVNAVAPGFIETAMTAAIPFGTRQAGRLMSSLHQGGQTVDVAEAIAYFAAPASSSVTGNTIRVCGQGLLGA from the coding sequence GTGTCTGCACCTCAGAAGGACGCTTTCCTGCAGTTCCTGGATTCCCCAGCCGGCAAGTTCATCGCCCCTAAGGTGGGTCTCCCACAGCAGGAGAAGCTGCGTCGCTTCAAGAAGGGCGAGCCAGCCCTCGACGGTACCGTCCTCCTCGGTGGCAACGGCCGCATCGCAGAGGGCCTCAAGACCCTCCTGACCGGTGACTACCAGGTCGTCGAAACTGCTGGCGAGGGCAAGCACGCCGCCTTCGTCTTCGACGCCACCGGCATCAAGCGCCCAGAAGATCTCAAGGCCATCCACGACTTCTTCCACCCAATCATGCGCCAGATCAAGCCATCCGGACGCATCGTCGTCATCGGCACCACTCCTGAGGAGTGCACCGACATCGACGAGCGCATCGTGCAGCGCGGCCTGGAAGGCTTCACCCGCTCCGTGGGTAAGGAGCTCCTGCGCGGCGCTACCGCTCAGCTGGTGTACGTCTCCCCAGAGGTCTCCTCCGACCTCTCCGGCCTCGAGTCCACCGTGCGCTTCCTGCTGTCCGGCAAGTCCGCCTTCGTGGATGCACAGGTGATTCGGGTTGGTGCAAAGCCAGCTGAAACCCCAGCAAACTGGGAACTGCCAACCGAGGGCAAGATTGCCGTGGTTACCGGTGCCGCACGTGGCATCGGTGCCACCATCGCAGAAGTTCTCGCACGTGACGGCGCGAAGGTTATTTGCGTGGACGTTCCACAGGCTGGTGAAGGCCTCGCCGAGACCGCTAACAAGGTCAAGGGCACCGCACTGCCACTCGACGTCACCTCCCCTGATGCCGCTGACAAGCTCAAGGAGCATGCCGAGCAGCGCCACGGTGGACAGGTCGACATCATCGTCCACAATGCTGGCATCACCCGCGATAAGCTGCTCGCCAACATGGACGATGCCCGCTGGAACGCTGTCATGGCCGTCAACCTCATTGCACCAGTGCGTATCACCGAAAAGCTCGTTGAGAATGGTGGCCTGGCGGACAACGGCCGCGTCATCGGCGTGTCCTCCATCGCCGGTATCGCCGGTAACCGTGGCCAGACCAACTACGGCCTGACCAAGGCAGCCATTATTGGCTTCGTTGACTCCCTGTCCGAAAAGCTGGCCGACCGGAACATCACCGTTAACGCAGTTGCCCCAGGCTTCATCGAGACCGCCATGACCGCCGCCATCCCATTCGGCACCCGCCAGGCAGGCCGCCTCATGTCCTCCCTGCACCAGGGTGGACAGACGGTGGACGTCGCAGAGGCAATCGCCTACTTCGCAGCACCAGCCTCCAGCTCGGTTACTGGCAACACCATCCGTGTCTGTGGCCAGGGCCTGCTGGGCGCCTAG